The DNA region tatttacaagTCCTTAGATTTGAACACATAAAACAACTTTTGTTTAAAGCATAGCTAGATtggtatgtgtaaataaataaatgatccaCATGTAAGAACTGTTGCTCTAAGGGCTTTGTGTGAAAGAGCCTTTTAAAGAAACTTGCATAAATTTACggggtggtgataggaacctgATGTTAACAATCTCTACAACCTTCTTATTCAAAAATCAAGGTTTTGTGTCCTTGATCATAATAATCTCTGGCGTGGATATATAACATAATCCATTCCTTTTCAtgcaaaaatacatttcttcAGTCATCTCTTCAAGTCTCTGGTTCCTATCTGCACCACAGTGAACATATGTTCACAGTGAGTGAAGCCTTTTACATTAAACCACACTggcattgtttacatttgagtcattgatttatttaataattactggaaaaaaataaaaattaattaagttttttttgtATCTGCAGCATATAACAATACATTTATCTGATTAAAGTTGGAATGCAAGTATTGTTTGAAAACCTGTCATTCTTTTTTCAACCTTTCAAccaattttaattaattaatttatttattttgtaggaAAATGAAGTTACTTGGAACCCTCCTGTTTCTAGGATTTTTTGTTGTGATCTCAGAGCAGATGCATTCTCAGTAAGCTGGATTAAATTTGTTTGAAACTATCTTCAGTCATTCTGCTGTACCCCATGAACCTAAATgctatttatattataaatgaaCTATGCTTCTTTCAGGCGTAATTGGACCAAACTCATCTTGACACACCACTGGCCAAAGACATTTTGTACGGTAGGAAACCACAGGTTTAAAACTTCAAaagctttattaaatataaatgtaaacattttcacTCGTAGTGTAGTCTGCGTACATTGTACTAAATGACATAATCTTACAGATTAATaacatgaaaatattttgatttCATAGATGGAACACTGTACTTCAAATATTAGCTACTGGACCTTGCATGGACTTTGGTAAGTAACCTCAGTTTTTAAATACATGTTAACTGCTGGAGTTCCAAACCTTATTCAGAAGAACAATGTATTTTTGTCACAGGCCAGATGTGGGGACTGGCTGCAACACATCGTGGCACTTTAATGCAAGTCTAATAGAGGTATGTAAATGAGGGGTGTGTGGGTTGTGATCAGGTGTAAAATACATCTGTGACTGGAGACATGAAGAACTTAGCTGTTCATCTGTGTCACTGTCTTTTTTTAATAGAAAGAGTCCATCAAAATTATATaccataaatattcatattaatgTTACTTTTGACTCCtgtatttattaaagaaaaGGAGCACTACAAATGGTGTATGTCTACTTTGATTTGCATAATATTTTAGaccatttttttcttatttcatCCTTGTCATATATTCAATATCTGTGCTTTGCCTTATGACATTTGTCATAGTCTGATAATACTTAATTCTCAAATTTTCATGTTGTACTTTTGTCTGATTTTCAGGACTTAATGCCTGAAATGAAAACTTATTGGCCAGATCTTCTTAAACCTGCATCTACAACATTTTGGTATGAACTTGTAGCCCATTTGATTAATATTAACCACATTTCTCGTATGTAATCTTCTGTAATGGTATCATTGTGAGATATTATAACTACCCCAACTTTTAcatttaagcattttttttcttaaactcAGGAAACATGAATGGCTGAAGCATGGAACTTGTGCTGCTAAAGACGAAGATTTAAACAGTCAGCACAAATACTTCAGCAAAGCTCTTGAGCTTTACCACAAGCTGGACCTTCATGGGTGAGTgaacagttctggttcttaagaATATTGAGCTCTCATGACAATTTAAGAAACTTTGTTTACCTTCTCTCAGTCTGAATTAAGCAGTAAGTATTTATCAGTACAGACTTTGTGCCATTACTTCATTCAGCTGTAGTAATTATCTGCAGAATTGCACACAGTACTGTTAAGAAAAACTTAGTGAATATTAATAAGCAGTTTCACCCCATGCATTTGCTACAAAAGGTTAGGAAGTGATTCTAGGGAAATTTTGCAGTGCTTTGTGCCGTACATCTTCATTTCAATTAAGTCATTGCCCAGACGCTGAACAGAAACCAGGTCAGTGTTTATGCTGGGCTTAAAGTCATCAAACcaattttttcttattttagaCATCTGAAGAAGAGCCAAATCGTACCCTCTGAAAACTACTacaaggtgagagagagaggctcctCCTGCCCACTGTGATTATAATATCAATGGTCCTGTTTCTTGGTGCAGATGAATACCAAGTAGAACTTATAAATATTGTAGTCTGAACTTTGACAAGAAATgtagtgtggtctgttctcagttgatattcacattttaaataatgcaaaaaGTAGGCACTGACGCCATTCTAAGCACCGTGGTTCAGTTGCATGAGCTGAATCCTGTGCGTTTTAAGGAACCAGTTGATGCCCAATTTTCCagtaataaaataagaaaacttCAGTGTGAAAACTCCAAGGTGATTTTACGTGATAAAATTTGATTACTTTGGAAAAATACTCATACAGGAACTAACTTGATAATTACCCAATGTTCCGAGATTGTTCTTTGTATGATCATCAGTTTGAGGAATTatgaaaacaaaagcagaatAGCTGACAATGTACAAAGATATTGTGACTTATTGTTCCTGTTTGTCAGGTGATCATACATAGCCCTTGGTTGTTCAGTATATCAGTCATGAAATTTCAAGCTGTGGTCACACAtcatgtgttgtgttttttttttttttttttttttttttaaagcttcaaGAATTTGAAGACAGCATCTTAAATTCTTATGGAGTACAACCAAAAATTCAGTGCGTTCTTCCAGGAAAGGTACGAATTACACATAATATATACAACAGGCACCAAAATCATACTACatgaacacattaaaaaaaatattgacgaacataaaaatattcaaacttTTCATAGGCTTTGAAAGTGGAAGGTTTTATAGAAAAGCTGCTATGTGCCCAGTAAGGATTACTGTAATTCTACTACTAGTATTACAGCATACCTAAGATTGTGAATGGTTGCCATTGCTAGCTTGTAGCTCACACAACGTTGGAAATTAAACTAATCTGGTAATTGGATAAGCAAAGGCATTATTAACTTAACTGATGTTGAATTTGGTtgtgaacatttttttaaaacccacATGACTATTATTCTCGTCACTTTTCAAAACTGTTACAACCTTTTACTGGAAGTCATGCTTGAGGAGACTCATCTGTCAAAATACTGTATTACACAACTGccttaggtaaaaaaaaaatgtatccaaACACTCCTGTTTATAACTGctttcagctactttaaggacTCACTGTGGAGTAAAAAACTTAATCGGCCAAACACAGCTTGAATAATCAGAAAACTATTAAATGAGGTATATTCTCTGCATCAGATGTACATGAGTACGTACTATGCTCAGTACCAAGTATAAACCAAACATAACATGAGTACTTGTTACTAGGCCAGTTTTGTGCACTTTACATATGGTATCCAGGACCTGACAGATTTGTAGTGTGCTTcagatgtaaaagaaaaaatggGAAAGCAGGTAAAATTCAGAAATGCAGAATGACAAGTTTTGTCTGGTCAGCTCTATTCCATTTGTGGATATATATTTGTGATTATACACTTATACCTGCCAATCAAGCCTGCAACACAGTCTTAACAAAAAGTTGGTATAAAGGTATAGTGTTAATTTTGTGtcaaatgttttatataaaatgataaatatctGCAAAGAAATTTgaagaattaaaagaaaattgtatttgtgaatgcaaaaatagaaaaaaaattattaaaagaaaaggcAACTTTGTTACTCTTTGCATTTATTTGATACAttattttgtttgcattttgctGATAATGATTTGCCTCTGGAATCTCATTTGCTACTTTTTCCCCCCGTGTGAGGGTTTGGAAGACAGCATTCACCTTGAACCCTTAAGTTTAACTGAGTTTGAGCTGGTGTTGTGAATTAGCCTTAACATCATTAAGGTAAACtgatattttttgtgtgtttttaagggAGAAGAGTTCCAGACCGTGGGCCAGATAGAAATCTGTGTTGATAAGCAGTTCCAGCTGACTGATTGTGAGAAGGCAAATGAGAATCTTCAGCTCAGTCAAAATGAAGTTCTGCCTTTTGACCGCCTCAGCCACTCtggtttcacagtgtgtgagcaCTCTTTGCCAGTCTACTATCCTCCATTAACAACGACAAAAGACAATGGCCTCTTTTAAGGCCTAGTGATTTGTAACACTTCATGTTCCTGTGATGCAATGgttttgaaattttgtaaaGCTGTTTGATCTCGTACTTCTCCAGCCTTTGCACATGGATCTTGGTCTTTTAGTGAACAGGATTTTCctaaatatattgtattttcTAGAAACAATCAATTTAATGTAACAGTTTACACATATTGCAGTTTACATGGGGCATATATTTTGTATGATTTTTATAGGTTATtacttgcaaaaaaaaatcttaaatgaTGAAATGATGCATCTTGCACTGCAGACATGATGCATACAACAATGACATTCTAAGTCATTAGAGCATTAATTTCAAATGATTGACTCCAGAGAGGGTTCATTTGGCAATGGTGCCATAACTCTCTTTTTAagactttttattattatattgattTGATTGTTAggcttttaaattatattaattttcaaaatgtacaTTTCACTATCTTTTCTTTACACTTTTTATGTCTTATTTGAAGTTCCATTCACGTATCTGACCACTAGGTGGCAAAGTAGAGTAGTTGTGTGAATACAAGCGTTTAACACTAGAGGTCAGCAAGTGGCCTTCCAATATCTGCTCAGTGATCAGGCAGGATGCATTTTTAGGAACCAATGGGAGAGAAGCTAAGGCATAAATTCAAAATTAAGTGTATGGTTAAGTTGACTTCTCCTGTTTCTGGActaatatttgttatttgtcTAAGGTGCAATCTTgatattttagaataatttaatttaacatcTATAAATGAAATGCTTTCAATATTTTATACAGCGTTTTCTCTGTCAGCCATTTCAAAGAAAGCCATACATATGTTTCTTGTCTGAAAGATGTTTCTATCAACACTCTCTGGTGTTGTTTCTATGAGTACAGGACTTTTTTACAGTACAATCAATCAGTTAATGCAGACCTGTGGGCTTTACATTCAGCCAGCACTGCCAAACCGATTAAATGCAGCAATAATCTCTACCTCTCCAGTGGCAATTATTAATGTCACCTTATAGAAACCATTGGCCACTGAACTTGTCGGACCTTAGTTCCGAAATGTTAAACTCTGCTGGGAATGTTGACGACTCTTAATCCAGggttttttttctacatgaactttctaatgtacattttattgtttttctgagGAAAAGTAAAATGTAACTTATTGAAAAGCAATGggtttaaataaatgaactatGAGCcaattcatgtttttattatataatatttcataAAGAAATTTCATACAAGTGATCCCTTTAAAGTGTGAAATACAAAATTTAATGAAGACACATGgccctgttcagagtgtgttcctgcagtGTGCCCAGAGATTTCAGGTCAAGGTTGAAGTACATGAACCCTAtcattcatttaatcattttctgtaatcgtttcatcctgttcagtgggtccagtgcctacaaagaatcattgggtgcaaggcaggaacacaccctagacagtaccagggcaccacacactcatacgGTTCCTCAACCTTTCACATGGACGCTTTTGCACAGCCAAGCCACCAACATGTTTTTCAGATCATGCAAGGGAATCTgatatggggagaacacaccaagctccaaATATAGGTGTGGTTTGAACATTGGTTTACAGTTttcatgacatcacaaaaactaaTTAGGCATACGGCAGTtggtaagtgtttttttttttgtgggtaaCAGTGCAAGGAAGCCAGTCAGGTCAGAGCTCATTCACTGGTATTCATATTCACGGTACAGTAACTAACAACCTGTTTCATTTTTAAGAAATGAAAAGGTTAAAAAGTGgtaatgtaaaaatgaattatgacTGATTTAGGTGCATACATCAACATAATCATAAGTATACCTCGGAAGAAAATTCTCCACATGAAAAAGCTGTGGGACAATTAAGATCTCTAACTCCATCGTGCTTGTGAATATTCCAATGCAGAGATAATAGTAATCAGAGTAATCAGTCTATGGTTATGTAATCATAcataatttaatgtaatataaacGGTATTTTAATGTTCAGAGGCCccattttaattttaaggtttcatatatatatatatatatatatatgtatgcatGTGCAAAGGGTATattctttattttgtttaaaataataataataatatattgtaaACATGATCGTCATCGACATGGAAAATACCACCAAAGTAAATGtgcaaataaattatttaaaatatttttttcatgattCCCTGCCTATATAGAAAATACAAACTAACTATTAATGGTTACATAAAATAAGGGCAAAAAAATGTCTTTGATGTGAAGCAGTTCCTAACTGTGACTGAGTGGTGCCCCCTTATGGAGATCATTTacatcatataaatatatatatatacattgggTCTTACTCGTTTGGCCATGAGAAACTGCTTGTGCTACTAGGAATGTTCCTGATCATACCAGTGACATCAGTGATAGCAGCCTTTAATAGCACAAAAGTGTTTGGCCTTCACTGCTGGGCTCTTTTACTGCAGTGTCCTTGACATGTGTCATCAAACCACTGAGCACTCAGAAGAGAGACAGTTTATTACTCCAGACATCGTGCTGTTTGTACTCAGCAAAGCAGGCAGTGTATATGAGCACAGTGTGGAGCATAATCCCCTGAAGTCTATACGTTCTCTTTATATGGTCCTAGAGTTTCCTAAAGTTAAATCAGTCCTTGGCTGCCATGGTAACCAGAAGGCAGAACTGTCTCCTAAGTTACATCATGAGAAATCTACATATTGTATGTGTGAGGAACAAGTTGCTTTGCctgatattaaaaacaaaacaaaaattacatttttaaagggaCCCTGTCTCTAAAACTTTGTACTATAAGCCAATTATGTAATATCCTGGAGTACGCTTTAACATAAGCTGACAAAGAAGGATGGCAATAAAATAGTAGAATGTGCAATGTATCAAGCAGCACGGTGGTTTGCATGTCGTTTTGCTGCCACACTTTGGGTCTCAAGGGATTTGAGTTTTGttcactgtctatgaggagtttgttgtgttttccctaTGTCTGCttggttttcctccaggtgttccagtttcctcccacaatctaaaaacacatttttgtagGTTGATTGAATATGTAGATTGAAAGTGGCCAATCACTGAAAATAAAAGGCAGGAGTTTTTTTCcctaacattttttaaacatagcaGAAAATAAGGGAAATTTCCTATTTATAGGTGAACACAAAACAAAGGGGCTCAGCACTGAAATGGCtgagagagacctccaaacattgaaaagcatgaaacaaatgaggattgctttattcctgctccatgacTAATATtgattgtttttgctgtttctgattactTAAAATGGAACTGACACAAAATTTGGGAGagggctaactgcatgaaagtataCATAtattgaaagtgctacaaaactaaacaactcaaattacaaattagtttctgtggtaatacaAACCATTAATAAaaaccttacagacaagttaaacagtaccgctttaaaataagactactgTTACATTTAATGTgtagtaaattattattaattacttataatgcatttacaacctaattaataacattaataaatagATAAACCATTTTAAATCTTATTAGTGTAGTCTTACAAATTACTGTATAACTTCATTTCAGAGGcactggatgagcaggtgtcctcaaatatttgtcCGTATGAGAATACAAAAACGGCTACAGTATCATGCCCGTCCAAGGGTGCCATAAAACCTCTTAAAGAGGCTTCAAAACACCCCTACGCATGATTTGTTAATACCAAATCAGTCCATAGTCCTTATATAGTGCACTTTGCAGGTCATTCAATTACTAAATCTAGATtttaatagtgcattatatattttaatacagcatcatttttacttattcatatgtgggaactGGAAATCTGGGCTGCATGTACATTGAAGTATAATGACTTTTGTACTTCGctatagagggagtgaggaggtatttgaatttcagccagaaACACAAAAGCTGTGTGACGTCAGCATTTCCAAAAATATCCGTTTTCTTTTGTCCATATGAAAACAGTGAcaacaacaatttaaaaaaatggtgaAGAGGGGCCAAAATAGACaaaatttcagtttttaaaaataagcaaatatgTGTGTGGACAGGGCCTAGGGCTTTGCTTCAATTCAGCTGACTGTAAATGACAGCTGCTGTTACCATAACTTGTTTACATAACACTGACTATTTTTGAAggcccatttatttattttcccccaCCTTAGCACTTATGCTGGCTTGTAGTCTTCAAGACCAGAGGCCTGCCATGTGATCCATAACTGAAATGGGTCATCGCTGGCCTTCTTCTTCTGTCCATTCAGAGGTAGCTAGATGCAGCCCACTGGCTTTTATGCCATGTGAGCTGATGAGAGCTGGGCGGGGAGATAATGGCCATGGCTGAAAGCTGCTCTGGCTGCCTTTTGAAATCTCTTCTTGCCTCTCACTCACAGCTGAGTAGAGATTAAAGATATACTGCTCTATATCTGTGGCCATGAAGAGTGGGCTAGTGGAGGCCAGCCATGAGTCATCTCCAAGCCTTGAGTGGACCCAGTGGGGACTGCCATGTGGGATCGGAGCCGGTTTGGGTCAATATGGGGTCGCTGCCCATTTACAGTGATTTCATCCCTTTGATCGAATACTATTGAAAGCCTGAAGCCGACCAGGGGCTCCTCAGTTTATTAGAGGTCAGTCagtctgtgtgtctttgttggtAGGCAATTATGTTTGGCTGTGACTATGACTGCATACAATTGTTTCTGCAATATGTCTTCACTGGTGATCAGATAGTCTTGTCACAGATGTTAATTTTAtaatctgttatttatttatgtaatatgCCATGCATACAGACATTAGTCAGTGTACACTTAAAGCAGTAAGAAATCAGTCTGCCCATTTGCACTGTGGCTGCCTTGAAAATCATGTTATGTTAACTGCCAAAAACAAGCAGCACTGAGAGAAGatgtctttaaaaaacaaaggaaGAGTTTGATTATATATAGTGATTAACGTAATGATGATTCTGGATCAAATTCAAATTGAGGACATAGCTGATTGTTGGTGTTtttgatttaataaaataatgctgACAATGCatcagtgttctccctgtgtcagcgtgggtttcctccgggtgctctggtttcctccaacagtcgaaaaaataaacaaataaacactcattggtaggtgaactggcaactcaaaagtgtccacaggggtgtgtgtgtgtgtgtgtgtgagcaaatatgcgagtgtgtgtcaccctttgaAGAACTGgtaccccctctagggtgtgttccttccttgtgcccagtgattccaggtaggctcgggacccatcgcaaccctgaactggataagcagttacagacaattaatgaatgacaaTGCATCAAAGACACACAGATATTCACTACAGATTCAAAGCTCTTGGACATAATtaagtttttaaataatgatgcatgtacataatttcttttaaaatacagcAAAATTGACACTAATAACTCTAGGGTGCTGAGGGATAATGAATGTTTATGAAGATGATTACAATAGGAAGCGGTGACCTGGCTTTGTGGTAAACATCTGTCGCAATGCTCTATATTTTTCCCTCCGTTATTTGACCTGGCTTTGGTAATCACAGAACCTAGAAACCCTTTAATTCTTCCTGTGCTGCTTGAAAATCTAGTTAACCTCCGCTAATCCCTCTGCCATGAAACTACGGACAACGAGACAAAGCTTTTTAGCTTTTCCAACAAATCCTTCATTGAACTAGAAAATGGCACAAATTCATCACATCCAGGCTGACCACCACCCTGTCAGATCTCTCTATAAACCCTCTGTGCCCACTCACCCATGCTTGCTTCATTGCAGCGGCAAATATTGGAAGATTGCTAGGTGAGATTCATCCTGAGCCGAAACATGAAAATGATCATATTTGAAGATGTGCAATTATAGTTTGGCAGTGGTTCTAATGCTGTTTGCGTCTTCGACTGTATGTGCAGGCAGAGAGATAAGAGAGGAAGTGAGTAGGGAGAGGTTTTAGAATGTCAATGAGAATGTGAGgtgtcccagcttttctggGCGGGAGAAGgggcgagggagagagagagagagactgcggcAGACAGACTGAATTAAGCAGCACGGCTCCTGACACTCTCCTGTCTGATGGATTACTCTCAATATGAAAGGAAGCTCCAATGTAACTGTCTGACAAGATAGCCCTTATATGCTAGCGACtgacacagcacagagaaaaaCTATACACTGCCCTATCTTATTTGCCAGCTCACCGTTACTGCTCCTTCTGCCACTTATCATGTCACTCATCATTTGCATACATCAAAACAATATAGCTAAATCAAGTTTGCGGAAAATGTCATATATGCCCATATACCAGAATGATAGATCAGAGATAATGTTTTGTCTGCTGGGGTGGTTGGCTTCACAAATACTGTTACAAACCTGCTATGACCACTGCTCTGCATTAATACTACTTTTGGATGACTACCACCAGAGCTTAGTTAGATCGTGGCTTGTCATATCCTTGAAATTTTATAACAATGACAGAGCCATCTGATGTAATGAGCCCAAAAGAGAGCATTGTTggcctctctgtgtttgtgtggattgaATGGTCCTCCCCATCTAATTTTTAATCCAATGGTAAGGCAGGGGACATAAAGCACTGAAAGTATATTAAACTAAGACAATACAATTGttatcatatttttattaaaggagaaaatactgataTGTGTGGCTTATTTTGACCATTATCTCGCCGGTGATTCAATAGCCCTTTGTTTGAAGTGCGCCCCTGAAAAACCTCCATTTCAAGTGGTATAGCCCTCTCCCTCTGCCCAACAAGAATTAAGACACCCCACCCCTATATACAAAATGGGTTTACCCCTTAGTGTTCTGGCTAGAACTGCATTACATTCCAGAGATTAGGCTGACACAGTGTAGAGTTCTGTTTCAACCTACAGATTGTAGCTTTAACTATTCATCTATGGGTGTGTGGATGAATGGTCATCagtagaaaaaagaaaaacacaaaaatgtattGCTTATtattgattaataataataaaattttaaatcaaatcaagcTTGGTAACGATCGGGATAAAATCTTGGCTCCAATGTAAGTTGGCAATACTACAGCTCTTGCTCAGTTttgtcacatcttgacactttctggtttgttttcctcttccatgtggctctgtctgtttgttgtcattcttagctccgccctcgttTCACTCTTACCTCCGCCTCTTTTGTCATtgtccctcgttatctgtgtcaggtgtgtctagttaagttcgtttatttaagccctcttccctcacttcctgttatcggtcattttgtttcattgtgaattgtgtttgtgttaggtTTTGTTCATGTCTTGTTCTCTTGCTCGTACTGTTTCCCAATTGTTATCGTAGTCTTTGTTTCTCTAGCTCGTTTCTCGttgtctcctgcctgtttcctGCCCCAGTCTAGtagtgttatttcgtgtttctactctagttcgtttgtttttGTTATCTCTCTATTAAAtcctgtgttgtagcgagtgtgtccgcctccttAAGATCTACTCCTCACGCCcccgtgacagaatgaccgatcaaaaTAAGGACGCAGCCAACACAGCTCTATCCCTGGGTGAGACCATAAAGACCGCGGAGGATCTACTAAACTTAAGGACTGATGATCAGCCTACTGTTTTGCAATCGGTCATGGGAGTACCCAGCGAGTTTGAGAATGGACTCAACTACAAGGGATTTTTATTACAGTGCCGGCTATATTTTCAATTCTtgacctctcctcctccacctgaaATTGTCCAGGTCCTTTTTGTAAAATCCCTACTAAGAGGAGAGGCGTTGCACTGGGCAGAAAAATTTATAAAGGTAAAAGCCCTTGAACTCACGGTTGAGTCatttttaaatctgattgaGGAGAGATACTCACAACCTGCTCCCGAAGAATTTTCTGCTGGAACCCCTGCACACGAGGATGTCTCTGCAGGAACCCCAGCTCCAGagaattaccccctcaggtccggggagatttttgggggggggttatggacaggggctgttagcctcataTCCCAGGACATgggagatgaggctaacaggggcgcatctccgggggaactacggtcaaagaagtccctcgagagtgcgtCCAAACCCGCTAAATCCACAACTCctgctcggcgagcagcacgagcacctgcctcgCTGGGCGTTTCAACTCCTGCTCCCGTAagagcggcacctccggccgcgcctgtcttcctgagcgcggtgcctccGGGCGCGCCTGTCTTCCTCAGCGCGGCGCCTCCGGCCACGCCtgtctccgtggatgacgtcgcacATCCCTCTGCCtcagtggacgtcgtcgcagatccctctgcctcagtggacgtcgtcgcagttccgcctgcctcagtggacgtcgtcgcaggaccgcctgcctcagtggacgtcgtcgcagggtctccagtctccgtgagtacggctccctcagccgctcctatCTCTGTGACTTTGGCTttggccgtttctgcccctgagactgtggctacggccgtttctaatccagtgactgtggctacggccgtttctaatccagtgactgtggctacggccgtttctaatccagtgactgtggctacggccgtttctaatccagtgactgtggctacggccgtttctaatccagtgactGTGCCTACGGCCgtttctaatccagtgactgtggctccggccatttctaatccagtgactgtggctcc from Hoplias malabaricus isolate fHopMal1 chromosome 8, fHopMal1.hap1, whole genome shotgun sequence includes:
- the rnaset2 gene encoding ribonuclease T2; this encodes MKLLGTLLFLGFFVVISEQMHSQRNWTKLILTHHWPKTFCTMEHCTSNISYWTLHGLWPDVGTGCNTSWHFNASLIEDLMPEMKTYWPDLLKPASTTFWKHEWLKHGTCAAKDEDLNSQHKYFSKALELYHKLDLHGHLKKSQIVPSENYYKLQEFEDSILNSYGVQPKIQCVLPGKGEEFQTVGQIEICVDKQFQLTDCEKANENLQLSQNEVLPFDRLSHSGFTVCEHSLPVYYPPLTTTKDNGLF